The following proteins come from a genomic window of Planctomycetota bacterium:
- a CDS encoding anti-sigma factor antagonist (This anti-anti-sigma factor, or anti-sigma factor antagonist, belongs to a family that includes characterized members SpoIIAA, RsbV, RsfA, and RsfB.), which translates to MKIAHEDYDQISVIKLNGELTADELDPLRRVVNDRLGSNVRDFVVEMSQLDFVDSRGLETLLWLQDQAGENLGQVRLVNPPENVRKILQMTRLDKCFDTHQDVDSALKSLR; encoded by the coding sequence ATGAAGATCGCACACGAAGACTATGACCAGATTTCCGTCATCAAGCTCAACGGCGAATTGACCGCCGACGAACTGGATCCGTTGCGCCGCGTCGTCAACGACCGCCTGGGCTCCAACGTCCGCGACTTCGTCGTCGAGATGAGTCAGCTCGACTTCGTCGACTCGCGCGGGCTCGAGACTTTGCTCTGGCTTCAGGATCAGGCGGGCGAAAACCTCGGACAGGTCCGTCTCGTCAATCCGCCGGAGAACGTGAGGAAGATTCTTCAGATGACCCGGCTCGACAAGTGCTTCGATACGCATCAGGACGTGGACAGCGCCTTGAAGAGTCTGCGATGA
- the pilO gene encoding type 4a pilus biogenesis protein PilO — MRANFKGKWLTIGMVTLIAAFVGLGWYPLRRDIQRLRAQIAQTQQSILGAEGKADDLTELDRTVKQIRQEIASTSKVIPEQGELANLIRELSTTMEASHLTDPSIATDATVLGANYATMPIRVSFKGKSADAFDFIRKIDHMSRLVQVTNLDFHGQNGEGLINAEMKLNTYFYTTQEGSR; from the coding sequence ATGCGCGCTAACTTCAAAGGCAAATGGCTGACGATCGGCATGGTCACGCTCATCGCGGCCTTCGTCGGGCTCGGGTGGTATCCGCTCCGCCGGGACATTCAGCGTCTCCGCGCTCAGATCGCCCAGACGCAGCAGTCGATTCTCGGCGCCGAGGGCAAGGCCGACGACCTGACGGAACTGGACCGCACGGTCAAGCAGATCCGTCAGGAGATCGCCTCCACGAGCAAGGTCATTCCCGAGCAGGGCGAGCTGGCGAATCTGATTCGCGAGTTGAGCACGACGATGGAGGCCTCGCACCTGACCGATCCGAGCATCGCCACGGACGCCACGGTCCTGGGCGCCAACTACGCCACGATGCCGATCCGCGTCAGCTTCAAGGGCAAGTCCGCCGACGCCTTCGACTTCATCCGCAAGATCGACCACATGTCGCGCCTGGTGCAGGTCACCAATCTGGACTTCCACGGTCAGAACGGCGAAGGCCTGATCAACGCGGAGATGAAGCTCAACACGTACTTCTACACGACGCAGGAGGGCTCGCGATGA
- a CDS encoding prepilin-type N-terminal cleavage/methylation domain-containing protein, whose translation MNVAGRRKVHRPENGKRPFWEVSHMVRQRRNTGFTLVEILIVVVILGILAAIVIPQFTNASEDAKSSSLFTQLQTIRSQLEPYQVQHNGVYPTEALVTQGTDDWEGMSLKSNVSGTTGTGAGFDYGPYLQQAPRNPLTNSSKISIVTGTTDPATSATGMTVTAAATADVGWVYNPDTGQIAAAAFDEATGAAVTTAPEP comes from the coding sequence ATGAACGTGGCAGGTCGGAGAAAGGTTCACCGACCGGAAAACGGAAAGCGTCCTTTTTGGGAGGTCTCTCACATGGTCCGTCAGCGTCGCAACACAGGCTTCACGCTTGTGGAAATCCTCATCGTGGTCGTCATTCTCGGCATTCTCGCCGCGATCGTGATCCCGCAGTTCACGAACGCGTCCGAAGACGCCAAGAGCAGCAGTCTGTTCACGCAGCTGCAGACGATTCGCTCGCAGCTGGAACCTTACCAGGTGCAGCACAACGGCGTGTATCCCACCGAAGCTCTGGTCACGCAGGGCACGGATGACTGGGAAGGTATGAGTCTCAAGAGCAACGTCTCGGGCACCACCGGCACCGGCGCGGGTTTCGACTACGGTCCTTACCTGCAGCAGGCGCCGCGTAACCCCCTGACCAACTCCTCCAAGATCTCGATCGTCACCGGCACCACCGACCCCGCCACCAGCGCCACCGGCATGACCGTCACGGCCGCTGCCACCGCGGACGTCGGCTGGGTCTACAACCCCGACACCGGCCAGATCGCCGCCGCCGCCTTCGATGAAGCCACCGGCGCGGCCGTCACGACCGCTCCCGAACCCTAA
- a CDS encoding type II secretion system F family protein, translated as MATFQYTARDTKGALINGIIAAPNASDAGRLLRAEGKYVVKLNETRNGAVAGEPILTLEQAARRVRRDDVIYFTHQMSIMVQTGVPISEALDSVCQQTTNEHFRRVLEDVANTVNSGSCLSAALSKHMSVFPQLMISLLEASEASGTMGSMFERISLYLGKERATVKKVRGAMMYPAFMATMAIGVTIFLLTFVLPRFANIYAGRGATLPAPTRILMATSGVLIQYWYLFLGGFIGAIVGFLYIRTTDWGRSAIDQLKLSTPVLGTMFSQLYITRAMQTMGTMIAAGVPVLDMIAITKRVTNNVHFKKLWDSVDARLQQGSQLSDALHESPLIPKSISRMISSGERAGRLGQVMEKIAEFTENDFDESVRRVTQFIEPLMISVMGTIIGGVAISLLLPIFSISKVMTGH; from the coding sequence ATGGCCACGTTTCAATACACCGCTCGCGACACCAAAGGCGCTCTGATCAACGGGATCATCGCCGCGCCCAACGCCTCTGACGCCGGTCGTCTGCTGCGCGCCGAAGGCAAGTACGTCGTCAAGCTCAACGAGACGCGCAACGGCGCCGTCGCGGGCGAACCGATTCTCACCCTCGAGCAGGCCGCCCGCCGCGTCAGGCGTGACGACGTCATCTATTTCACGCACCAGATGTCCATCATGGTCCAGACCGGCGTGCCCATCAGCGAAGCGCTCGACTCGGTTTGCCAGCAGACGACCAACGAGCACTTCCGCCGCGTCCTGGAGGACGTCGCCAACACCGTCAACAGCGGTTCGTGCCTCTCGGCCGCGCTGAGCAAGCACATGAGCGTGTTCCCGCAACTGATGATCTCGCTATTGGAGGCGTCGGAAGCGTCGGGCACGATGGGCTCGATGTTCGAGCGCATCAGTTTGTATCTGGGCAAGGAACGCGCGACGGTCAAGAAAGTCCGCGGGGCGATGATGTACCCGGCGTTCATGGCGACGATGGCCATCGGCGTGACGATCTTCCTGCTCACGTTCGTGCTCCCGCGCTTCGCCAACATCTACGCCGGCCGCGGCGCGACATTGCCCGCGCCGACGCGCATTCTGATGGCGACCTCCGGCGTGCTCATTCAATACTGGTATCTGTTTCTGGGCGGATTCATCGGGGCGATTGTCGGATTCCTCTACATCCGCACCACCGACTGGGGCCGCAGCGCCATCGATCAGTTGAAGTTGTCCACGCCCGTCCTCGGCACCATGTTCAGCCAGCTCTACATCACTCGCGCGATGCAGACGATGGGCACCATGATCGCCGCCGGCGTCCCCGTCCTGGACATGATCGCCATCACCAAGCGCGTGACCAACAACGTCCACTTCAAGAAGCTCTGGGACTCCGTCGACGCCCGGCTCCAGCAGGGCAGCCAGCTTTCCGACGCGCTCCACGAAAGCCCGCTCATCCCCAAGTCCATCTCCCGCATGATCAGCTCCGGCGAACGCGCCGGCCGACTCGGACAGGTCATGGAGAAGATCGCCGAGTTCACCGAGAACGACTTCGACGAATCCGTCCGCCGGGTCACGCAGTTCATCGAACCCCTGATGATCTCCGTCATGGGCACGATCATCGGCGGCGTCGCCATCAGTCTGCTCCTGCCGATCTTCTCGATCAGCAAGGTGATGACGGGGCATTGA
- a CDS encoding prepilin-type N-terminal cleavage/methylation domain-containing protein — protein sequence MNRASRQSARGFTLIEVLVVVIILGIAGAIVVPHMLEAGTLSIQAAARMIISDVLYAQNEAIARQATYKVVFDAANNSYRLTDANDVTLSAAWRGGAFVVDFDQDRRFSGVQITKVDFAGGNTVSFDELGAPSTGGTVELSADGHQYRVTVTAFTGRVTVAPISGG from the coding sequence ATGAACCGCGCATCGCGCCAATCCGCTCGGGGGTTCACGCTCATCGAAGTGCTGGTGGTCGTGATCATCCTCGGCATCGCCGGCGCGATCGTCGTGCCGCACATGCTCGAAGCCGGCACCCTGAGCATTCAGGCCGCGGCGCGCATGATCATCAGCGATGTGCTCTACGCGCAGAACGAGGCGATCGCCCGGCAGGCGACCTACAAGGTCGTCTTCGACGCCGCAAACAACAGTTATCGCCTCACCGACGCGAACGATGTGACGCTGTCGGCGGCGTGGCGCGGCGGGGCCTTCGTCGTCGACTTCGATCAGGACCGTCGCTTCAGCGGCGTGCAGATCACCAAGGTCGACTTCGCCGGCGGCAACACCGTGAGTTTCGACGAGCTGGGCGCGCCGAGCACGGGTGGAACGGTCGAACTCTCAGCGGACGGTCATCAATACCGGGTCACGGTGACCGCGTTCACGGGTCGGGTCACAGTCGCTCCCATTTCAGGAGGGTAA
- a CDS encoding HD domain-containing protein: MSPSSSQIELIGPDADLAQRCGALGITLLEVDLNGAVCRTYLRPDRPLEAVVVGSPMFRLGLAGEARRWATQDTPRVAQLWSGCYILPLARTQRRRRFAYYVAVVITPELAAAEQFHALCDSARLDRVTAAQRLAKQPAASPQELGRSATLLAWMTQDIERIAQQDSEIDLLSQQLGETYEELNLVYKLSAHMTVTQDSRTFLQDALAELHQVVGLKWTVLQLGDTDVRLEALQGQSIICSDEPHDEAAFRKIGLELLERHGHAGPAIIENARSMGIEALAAIADRMLIVPILVEGRPLAVLFGADKLDGSELSSVDSKLVTSTAQNIGIFLENAMLYEDMQDMFMGTLHALVSSIDAKDSYTCGHSERVAWLSRQLAEAAGLDPYTVERVYLSGLIHDVGKIGVPEAVLCKPGKLTNEEFDMIKTHPEIGVRILKDIRQMQDLLPGVLHHHERWDGRGYPYKLAGQDIPLFGRLICLADSFDAMSSTRTYRNALPLEKVLQEIERCAGAQFDPELAKVFVKLDFEPFKRMVEEHQQRRSPLHQAMRSVS; the protein is encoded by the coding sequence ATGAGCCCGAGTTCGTCTCAGATTGAGTTGATCGGCCCTGACGCCGATCTGGCGCAGCGCTGCGGAGCGCTGGGCATCACGCTGCTGGAGGTCGACCTCAACGGCGCGGTGTGCCGAACGTATCTGCGACCGGACCGGCCGCTGGAGGCGGTCGTGGTCGGCTCGCCGATGTTCCGCCTGGGACTGGCGGGCGAAGCCCGCCGCTGGGCGACGCAGGACACGCCGCGCGTGGCGCAGCTCTGGAGCGGATGCTACATCCTGCCGCTGGCCCGGACGCAGCGCCGCCGCCGCTTCGCCTATTACGTCGCAGTCGTCATCACCCCCGAGCTCGCCGCCGCCGAGCAGTTCCATGCGCTGTGCGACAGCGCCCGTCTCGATCGCGTCACCGCCGCGCAGCGCCTCGCCAAACAGCCCGCCGCCTCGCCGCAGGAACTCGGACGAAGCGCCACGCTGCTGGCATGGATGACGCAGGACATCGAACGCATCGCTCAGCAGGATTCGGAAATCGATCTGCTCAGCCAGCAGCTTGGTGAAACCTACGAGGAACTGAACCTCGTCTACAAGCTCTCGGCCCACATGACCGTCACGCAGGATTCGCGCACCTTCCTTCAGGACGCGCTGGCGGAACTGCATCAGGTGGTGGGCCTGAAGTGGACCGTGCTCCAGCTTGGCGACACCGATGTCCGCCTCGAAGCGCTGCAGGGTCAGTCGATCATCTGCTCCGACGAACCGCACGACGAGGCGGCCTTCCGCAAGATCGGCCTGGAACTGCTCGAGCGTCACGGCCACGCCGGTCCCGCCATCATCGAAAACGCCCGCTCGATGGGCATCGAAGCGCTCGCGGCGATCGCCGACCGCATGTTGATCGTGCCCATTCTCGTCGAGGGCCGCCCGCTCGCCGTCCTCTTCGGCGCTGACAAGCTCGACGGGTCGGAGCTTTCGAGCGTGGACTCGAAGCTGGTGACCTCGACCGCCCAGAACATCGGCATCTTCCTCGAAAACGCAATGCTCTATGAAGACATGCAGGACATGTTCATGGGAACCCTGCATGCGCTCGTCAGCTCGATCGACGCCAAGGATTCGTACACCTGCGGTCACTCGGAGCGCGTCGCCTGGCTCAGCCGCCAGCTCGCCGAGGCGGCGGGGCTCGATCCTTACACCGTCGAGCGCGTGTATCTGTCGGGGCTGATTCACGACGTGGGCAAGATCGGCGTGCCCGAGGCCGTCCTCTGCAAGCCCGGCAAGCTCACCAACGAAGAATTCGACATGATCAAGACGCACCCGGAAATCGGCGTGCGCATCCTGAAGGACATCCGCCAGATGCAGGACCTTCTGCCCGGCGTGCTGCACCATCACGAACGCTGGGACGGGCGCGGCTATCCGTACAAGCTCGCCGGTCAAGACATCCCGCTTTTCGGTCGATTGATCTGTCTGGCGGACAGCTTCGACGCCATGAGCTCCACGCGCACCTACCGCAACGCCTTGCCGCTGGAAAAGGTGCTCCAGGAGATCGAACGCTGCGCCGGGGCCCAGTTCGATCCGGAGCTGGCGAAGGTGTTCGTCAAGCTCGATTTCGAGCCGTTCAAACGTATGGTCGAGGAACATCAGCAGCGCCGCAGTCCGCTTCATCAGGCCATGAGGAGCGTGTCATGA
- a CDS encoding response regulator — MSADKKRILVVDDESHILNVLSLKLQNAGYDVVTAADGEEGYDLAMQTTPDLIITDFQMPFLTGLELCEKLKQTPATQSTPALMLTARGYSLTQKDLEGTNIVGVLSKPFSPRDVLAKVQELVQMRPVEKS; from the coding sequence ATGAGCGCGGACAAGAAGCGTATCCTCGTCGTCGATGATGAATCGCACATTCTCAACGTGCTGAGTCTCAAGCTCCAGAACGCCGGCTATGACGTGGTCACGGCTGCGGACGGCGAAGAGGGCTACGACCTGGCGATGCAGACGACGCCCGACCTGATCATCACGGATTTTCAGATGCCGTTCCTGACGGGTCTGGAGCTGTGCGAGAAACTCAAGCAGACGCCCGCCACGCAATCGACGCCGGCCCTGATGCTCACGGCGCGCGGGTACAGCTTGACCCAGAAGGATCTGGAAGGCACGAACATTGTCGGAGTTCTGAGTAAGCCCTTCAGCCCGCGCGATGTGCTGGCGAAGGTGCAGGAGCTGGTGCAGATGCGCCCGGTGGAGAAGTCATGA
- a CDS encoding PAS domain-containing protein, with product MNLSRTLSLIVATTAAIVLAVVLLGAPEGGWAWTETGWWIVPGVILIAAGAIALVHYVCSSALIDRPLQSLRKRIDMLDGETAAAPAAPIDGWLAPLSQAIDRTLCQHRARVDQLRTDRRELEIQVRVADAERKHAEAILHSISDAVIVTDAFNEVALANETAAITLRFNLTAARRQPIDRVISDPALIKLIKDMRESGRGRASRHIEHRITSSGRAKVYDVTLACVSTDEGDVTGVVTILRDVTREKEIAEMKSDFVSGVSHELRTPLSCIKAYVEMLVDGEAADEQTRADFYNIIQSETNRLSRLIDNILNINRIESGIIRVQREDICLSSVISDAVEVMRPQARAKQISLTEQGSPLGYSIYADKDMMYQVLLNLISNAIKYTPAGGKITIDTLVDDVNRSVTVSVTDTGVGIPEDAMPHLFGKFYRVPDHKKIAKGTGLGLNLVKHVVETVHMGKVRVESKLGEGSRFSVTLPISDSAVTPIASPTGGAA from the coding sequence GTGAACCTCTCTCGCACGCTCAGTCTGATTGTCGCAACCACCGCCGCCATTGTGCTGGCGGTGGTGCTGTTGGGCGCGCCGGAGGGGGGGTGGGCGTGGACGGAGACGGGCTGGTGGATCGTGCCGGGCGTGATTCTTATCGCCGCCGGCGCCATCGCGCTGGTGCACTACGTCTGCTCCAGCGCCCTGATCGATCGTCCGCTCCAATCACTTCGCAAACGCATTGACATGCTCGACGGCGAAACCGCCGCCGCGCCCGCCGCACCGATCGACGGCTGGCTCGCCCCCTTGTCGCAGGCGATCGACCGCACGCTCTGCCAGCACCGCGCCCGCGTGGATCAGCTCCGCACGGACCGGCGGGAGCTGGAGATCCAGGTGCGCGTCGCCGACGCCGAGCGCAAGCACGCGGAGGCGATTCTTCATTCGATCAGCGACGCGGTGATCGTCACCGATGCGTTCAACGAAGTGGCGCTGGCCAACGAGACGGCGGCGATAACGCTCCGCTTCAATCTCACCGCCGCGCGGCGTCAGCCGATCGACCGGGTGATCAGCGATCCCGCCCTCATCAAGCTCATCAAGGACATGCGCGAGAGCGGCCGCGGACGGGCGAGCCGGCACATCGAGCACCGCATCACCAGCAGCGGGCGCGCGAAGGTGTACGACGTGACGCTGGCGTGCGTGAGCACCGACGAGGGCGACGTGACCGGCGTCGTCACGATCCTGCGCGACGTGACGCGCGAGAAGGAAATCGCGGAGATGAAGAGCGATTTCGTCTCCGGCGTGTCGCACGAACTTCGCACCCCGCTGAGCTGCATCAAGGCGTATGTCGAGATGCTCGTCGACGGCGAAGCGGCCGACGAACAGACGCGCGCCGATTTCTACAACATCATCCAGTCGGAGACGAACCGGCTGAGCCGGCTCATCGACAATATTCTCAACATCAACCGCATCGAGTCGGGGATCATCCGCGTGCAGCGCGAGGACATCTGCCTCTCGTCGGTGATCAGCGACGCGGTCGAGGTGATGCGTCCGCAGGCGCGGGCCAAGCAGATTTCGCTCACCGAGCAGGGCTCGCCGCTGGGCTACAGCATCTACGCCGACAAGGACATGATGTATCAGGTGCTTTTGAACCTGATCTCCAACGCCATCAAGTACACGCCCGCCGGCGGGAAGATCACGATCGACACGCTCGTCGACGACGTGAACCGCAGCGTGACGGTCAGCGTGACCGACACGGGCGTGGGCATTCCCGAGGACGCCATGCCGCACCTGTTCGGCAAGTTCTACCGCGTTCCGGATCACAAGAAGATCGCCAAGGGCACCGGTCTGGGCCTCAACCTCGTCAAGCACGTGGTGGAGACGGTGCACATGGGCAAAGTGCGCGTCGAAAGCAAGCTGGGTGAGGGCAGCCGTTTCTCGGTGACGCTGCCCATCAGCGACAGCGCCGTCACACCGATCGCCAGCCCCACAGGAGGCGCCGCATGA
- a CDS encoding tetratricopeptide repeat protein, with the protein MGRNRIKWAWMLATALAVMGFVSGCAGQPKQSEARKMARERWADARSKIMFAMAKQQFENGELDKADKTITEAISINATQAPYYDLAARILMERGQLERAYNTVGHSIELDAKRTESHYLMGVIEQRWQRYEAALEQYDTAYQCTPDDVAPLLAAAEMLVKLDRTDEAIKRLEEKRSYFENNAGLRVSLGRMYLLKRDMANATARFKEAALLAPEDMSIIEQLAMAEYADSQWADAIFHLTKLLGDPAFSDRSELKMALGDCYMATSKPVEARRVFMDLTRENPNDVNAWVKLAESAWTVGDAVRLNEAAARVQALAPERSEGYLLRGMILMRDGRSQEAIAWFDKAGQLASTNAMPWILKGITQERMGDKHAAAESYRQALRVAPNDARAQRLLVGVNE; encoded by the coding sequence ATGGGACGCAATCGAATCAAATGGGCATGGATGCTCGCGACGGCGCTGGCCGTCATGGGCTTCGTCAGTGGTTGTGCCGGTCAGCCCAAGCAGTCGGAGGCGCGCAAGATGGCGCGCGAGCGCTGGGCCGACGCACGCTCGAAGATCATGTTCGCCATGGCCAAGCAGCAGTTCGAGAACGGCGAGCTGGACAAGGCGGACAAGACCATCACCGAAGCGATCAGCATCAATGCCACACAGGCCCCGTACTACGATCTGGCCGCCCGCATCCTGATGGAGCGCGGCCAGCTTGAGCGGGCCTACAACACCGTCGGGCACTCCATTGAGCTCGACGCCAAGCGCACCGAGTCGCACTACCTCATGGGCGTGATCGAACAGCGCTGGCAGCGCTACGAAGCGGCGCTTGAGCAGTACGACACCGCCTACCAGTGCACGCCCGACGACGTCGCGCCGCTGCTCGCCGCCGCGGAGATGCTCGTCAAGCTCGACCGCACGGACGAGGCGATCAAGCGCCTCGAGGAAAAGCGCTCGTACTTCGAGAACAACGCCGGCCTGCGCGTGTCGCTCGGCCGCATGTACCTGTTGAAACGCGACATGGCCAACGCCACGGCCCGCTTCAAGGAAGCGGCCCTGTTGGCGCCCGAGGACATGAGCATCATCGAGCAGCTCGCGATGGCCGAATACGCCGATTCGCAGTGGGCCGATGCGATCTTCCATTTGACGAAACTGCTGGGCGATCCGGCGTTCTCGGATCGTTCGGAACTGAAGATGGCGCTGGGCGACTGCTACATGGCCACGAGCAAGCCCGTCGAAGCGCGCCGCGTGTTCATGGACCTGACCCGCGAGAACCCCAATGACGTCAACGCCTGGGTGAAACTCGCGGAGTCGGCATGGACGGTCGGCGATGCGGTGCGGCTCAACGAGGCGGCGGCGCGCGTGCAGGCGCTGGCGCCCGAACGGTCGGAAGGATATCTGCTCCGCGGCATGATCCTCATGCGCGACGGGCGGTCGCAGGAAGCGATCGCGTGGTTCGACAAGGCGGGTCAGCTCGCCTCGACGAATGCCATGCCGTGGATCTTGAAGGGCATCACGCAGGAGCGCATGGGCGACAAGCACGCCGCCGCCGAATCGTATCGGCAGGCGCTGCGCGTCGCGCCCAACGATGCGCGTGCACAGCGTTTGCTCGTGGGAGTCAATGAGTAA
- a CDS encoding type II/IV secretion system protein — MTESNTNHTATSAKPKQIGGLLLHHGLITEQQIADALAYQKEQGNRKLLGEVFIELGYVTEDQVAEVLAEAYEVPFAKINPKIADPRVVEMLPREFIEKHNVLPLFHVQGKLTIAMTEPSNVFLIEEIGRLANCPVQIVASPVADIRATLQAHLPSANVFVIDELVDDVKPEDFSVVEKQVTELTNLEEVAGQSPVVKLVNYLIYSAVQDGASDIHIEPDDNRLRVRYRVDGRMFEKLRPPSGMQAAVVSRIKIMANMDISERRLPQDGGIHVLLDGRPIDLRVSSMPGKFGEKVVIRVIDNSNISVSLDKIGFNREMLEKFRHALHEPHGVMLVTGPTGSGKSTTLYSMLSEINDEDVNVCTVEDPVEYNLAGVNQFQVNEKAGFTFAGALRALLRQDPDIIMVGEIRDLETARIATQAALTGHQVLSTLHTNDAPSTITRLVNIGVEPFLIAAALRGVLAQRLIRKICSHCKEPVEPTAVQRKALTDTFGKADTIYHGAGCPKCRGTGYSGRLGIFEYLSMSDSVIELVSSGAGPAAIRKAAEAEGFVQLRRDGMEKVIAGLTTVDEVLYATAV; from the coding sequence ATGACCGAATCGAACACGAACCACACCGCGACTTCCGCCAAGCCCAAGCAGATCGGCGGGCTGCTCCTGCATCACGGCCTCATCACCGAGCAACAGATCGCCGACGCCCTCGCGTATCAGAAGGAGCAGGGCAACCGCAAGCTGCTCGGCGAAGTGTTCATCGAACTGGGCTACGTCACCGAGGATCAGGTCGCCGAGGTGCTCGCCGAGGCGTACGAAGTGCCCTTCGCCAAGATCAATCCCAAGATCGCCGACCCGCGCGTCGTCGAGATGCTCCCGCGCGAGTTCATCGAAAAGCACAACGTCCTGCCGCTCTTTCACGTGCAGGGCAAACTGACGATCGCCATGACCGAGCCGTCCAACGTCTTCCTCATCGAGGAAATCGGCCGGCTCGCCAACTGCCCCGTGCAGATCGTCGCCTCGCCCGTCGCCGACATCCGCGCGACCCTGCAGGCGCATCTCCCCAGCGCCAACGTCTTCGTCATCGATGAGCTTGTCGACGACGTCAAGCCCGAGGATTTCTCGGTCGTCGAAAAGCAGGTCACCGAGCTGACGAACCTCGAAGAGGTCGCCGGCCAGTCGCCGGTCGTCAAGCTCGTCAACTATCTGATCTACTCCGCTGTGCAGGACGGCGCGTCGGATATTCACATCGAACCCGATGACAATCGCCTGCGCGTGCGCTACCGCGTCGACGGGCGCATGTTCGAGAAGCTGCGTCCGCCTTCGGGTATGCAGGCCGCCGTCGTCAGCCGCATCAAGATCATGGCCAACATGGACATCTCCGAACGCCGACTCCCGCAGGACGGCGGCATTCACGTCCTTCTCGACGGCCGCCCGATCGACCTGCGCGTCTCCTCCATGCCCGGCAAGTTCGGCGAAAAAGTCGTCATCCGCGTCATCGACAATTCCAACATCTCCGTGAGTCTCGACAAGATCGGGTTCAACCGCGAGATGCTCGAAAAATTCCGACACGCCCTGCACGAGCCGCACGGCGTCATGCTCGTCACCGGGCCGACCGGCTCCGGTAAATCGACGACGCTCTACTCCATGCTCTCGGAAATCAACGACGAAGACGTCAACGTCTGCACCGTCGAAGATCCCGTCGAGTACAACCTCGCCGGCGTCAATCAGTTCCAGGTCAACGAAAAGGCCGGGTTCACCTTCGCCGGGGCTCTCCGCGCCCTGCTGCGTCAGGACCCGGACATCATCATGGTCGGTGAAATCCGCGACCTGGAGACCGCGCGGATCGCCACGCAGGCCGCGCTGACCGGACACCAGGTGCTCTCGACCTTGCACACCAATGATGCGCCGAGCACGATCACGCGGCTGGTGAACATCGGCGTCGAGCCGTTCCTCATCGCCGCCGCGCTGCGCGGCGTGCTGGCGCAGCGGCTCATCCGCAAAATCTGCTCGCACTGCAAGGAGCCCGTCGAACCGACCGCCGTGCAGCGCAAGGCCTTGACCGACACGTTCGGCAAAGCCGACACGATCTACCACGGCGCCGGCTGCCCCAAATGCCGTGGCACCGGATACAGCGGGCGACTGGGCATCTTCGAATACCTGTCGATGAGCGATTCGGTCATCGAGCTGGTGTCGAGCGGCGCCGGTCCCGCCGCCATCCGAAAAGCCGCCGAAGCCGAGGGCTTCGTGCAGCTTCGGCGCGACGGCATGGAGAAAGTCATCGCCGGGCTCACGACCGTGGATGAGGTCCTTTACGCCACCGCCGTCTGA